A single genomic interval of Streptomyces sp. BA2 harbors:
- the glyA gene encoding serine hydroxymethyltransferase, producing MTHSPSPSSSRSAATADTPNTLSHPALAATDPELSALIGAEEQLQADTLRLIPSENYVSTAVLEASGTVLQNKYSEGYPGRRYYEGQQNIDPVERLAVARAKSVFGVEHANVQPYSGSPANLAVYLAFAEPGDTVMGMALPMGGHLTHGWGVSATGKWFRGVQYGVRHDTGRIDFDEVRDLALKERPKLIFCGGTALPRTIDFAAFAEIAHEAGAVLVADIAHIAGLIAGGAHPSPVPHADVISTTTHKTLRGPRGAMLMSREEHAKAIDKAVFPGLQGGPHNQTTAAIAVALHEASQPSFRGYAHTVVANAQALAEALLTRGFDLVSGGTDNHLILMDLTPKDVPGKVAAKALDRAGIVVNYNTVPYDPRKPFDPSGVRIGTPSLTSRGLGTQHMPTVADWIDRGVAAARAGDEDALTKIRSEVADLMAAHPAPGLPPTDLAATDLAAN from the coding sequence ATGACTCACTCTCCTTCTCCCAGTTCCTCGCGATCCGCGGCCACCGCGGATACGCCGAACACCCTCAGCCACCCCGCGCTCGCCGCGACGGACCCCGAGCTGTCCGCGCTCATCGGCGCGGAGGAGCAGCTCCAGGCCGACACCCTGCGCCTGATCCCCAGCGAGAACTACGTCTCCACGGCCGTCCTCGAAGCCTCAGGCACGGTCCTGCAGAACAAGTACAGCGAGGGCTACCCGGGCCGCCGCTACTACGAGGGCCAGCAGAACATCGACCCCGTCGAGCGCCTCGCCGTCGCCCGCGCCAAGTCCGTCTTCGGCGTCGAGCACGCCAACGTCCAGCCCTACTCCGGCTCCCCGGCCAACCTCGCCGTCTACCTCGCCTTCGCCGAGCCCGGTGACACCGTAATGGGCATGGCCCTCCCGATGGGCGGCCACCTCACCCACGGCTGGGGCGTCTCCGCCACGGGCAAGTGGTTCCGCGGCGTCCAGTACGGCGTCCGCCACGACACGGGCCGCATCGACTTCGACGAGGTGCGCGACCTCGCCCTCAAGGAACGCCCGAAGCTGATCTTCTGTGGTGGCACCGCCCTCCCTCGCACCATCGACTTCGCCGCCTTCGCCGAGATCGCCCACGAGGCGGGAGCCGTCCTCGTCGCCGACATCGCGCACATCGCCGGCCTGATCGCGGGCGGCGCCCACCCCTCACCGGTGCCGCACGCCGACGTGATCTCCACGACCACCCACAAGACCCTGCGCGGCCCGCGCGGCGCGATGCTGATGTCCCGCGAGGAGCACGCCAAGGCCATCGACAAGGCGGTCTTCCCCGGCCTGCAGGGCGGCCCGCACAACCAGACCACCGCGGCCATCGCCGTCGCCCTGCACGAGGCGTCTCAACCCTCCTTCCGCGGCTACGCCCACACGGTCGTCGCCAACGCCCAGGCCCTCGCCGAAGCGCTGCTCACCCGCGGCTTCGACCTGGTCTCCGGCGGCACCGACAACCACCTGATCCTGATGGACCTCACCCCCAAGGACGTCCCGGGCAAGGTCGCCGCCAAGGCCCTCGACCGGGCCGGGATCGTCGTCAACTACAACACCGTGCCGTACGACCCGAGGAAGCCGTTCGACCCCTCCGGCGTCCGCATCGGAACCCCCTCGCTCACCTCCCGCGGTCTGGGTACGCAGCACATGCCGACCGTCGCCGACTGGATCGACCGAGGCGTCGCCGCGGCCCGTGCCGGAGACGAGGACGCCCTGACGAAGATCCGGTCCGAGGTCGCCGACCTGATGGCCGCCCACCCGGCCCCGGGCCTGCCGCCCACTGACCTGGCGGCCACTGACCTGGCGGCCAACTGA
- a CDS encoding RNA polymerase sigma factor, producing MRAQGEVLEGGRVVDEGAVIARVRAGEAEAYAELVRAFTGLALRAAVALGAGADAEDVVQQAFFKAYCSLGRFRDGSAFKPWLLSIVANETRNTVRSAVRQRSLVGREAALAEAEPLIPESADPAMAALRDERRAALLAALDRLSEEHRLVVTYRYLLEMDETETAEALGWPRGTVKSRLNRALRKLERILPQGAGGGDGHE from the coding sequence GTGAGGGCACAGGGGGAGGTCCTGGAGGGGGGCCGCGTCGTCGACGAGGGTGCGGTGATCGCGCGTGTGCGCGCCGGGGAGGCGGAGGCGTACGCGGAGTTGGTGCGCGCTTTCACCGGGCTCGCGCTCAGGGCGGCCGTGGCACTCGGGGCGGGAGCGGACGCGGAAGACGTGGTGCAGCAGGCCTTTTTCAAGGCGTACTGCTCCTTGGGGCGGTTCAGGGACGGCTCGGCGTTCAAGCCGTGGCTGTTGTCGATCGTCGCCAATGAGACGAGGAACACAGTGCGTTCGGCGGTCCGGCAGCGGTCGCTCGTCGGACGTGAGGCGGCGCTCGCGGAGGCGGAGCCGCTGATACCGGAATCGGCGGACCCGGCGATGGCGGCGCTGCGGGACGAGCGCCGGGCGGCCCTGCTCGCCGCGCTCGACCGGCTGAGCGAGGAGCACCGCCTGGTCGTCACGTACCGCTATCTCCTGGAGATGGACGAGACGGAGACCGCCGAGGCGCTGGGCTGGCCGCGGGGCACGGTCAAGTCCCGGCTGAACCGCGCGCTGCGGAAGCTGGAGCGGATCCTGCCGCAGGGAGCGGGAGGAGGTGACGGGCATGAGTGA
- the trpS gene encoding tryptophan--tRNA ligase yields MALDRPRVLSGIQPTAGSFHLGNYLGAVRQWVALQESHDAFYMVVDLHAITIPQDPAELRANTRLAAAQLLAAGLDPERCTLFVQSHVPEHAQLGWIMNCLTGFGEASRMTQFKDKAAKQGADRASVGLFTYPVLQVADILLYQANQVPVGEDQRQHIELTRDLAERFNGRFGETFTVPAAYILKETAKIFDLQDPSIKMSKSASTPKGLINLLDEPKATAKKVKSAVTDTDTVVRYDTVNKPGVSNLLTIYSTLTGAGIPELEQKYAGKGYGALKTDLAEVMVDFVTPFRDRTQAYLDDPETLDSILAKGAEKARAVAAETLAQAYDKVGLLPAKH; encoded by the coding sequence ATGGCCCTTGATCGTCCTCGCGTGCTTTCCGGAATCCAGCCCACCGCAGGCTCGTTCCACCTCGGCAACTACCTTGGCGCGGTCCGCCAGTGGGTGGCGCTGCAGGAGTCCCACGACGCCTTCTACATGGTGGTGGACCTGCACGCGATCACGATCCCGCAGGACCCGGCCGAGCTCCGTGCCAACACCCGGCTCGCCGCGGCCCAGCTCCTCGCCGCCGGACTCGACCCGGAGCGCTGCACGCTCTTCGTGCAGAGCCACGTCCCCGAGCACGCCCAGCTCGGCTGGATCATGAACTGCCTGACGGGCTTCGGCGAGGCGTCGCGCATGACGCAGTTCAAGGACAAGGCGGCCAAGCAGGGTGCGGACCGCGCCTCGGTGGGCCTCTTCACGTACCCGGTGCTCCAGGTCGCGGACATCCTGCTCTACCAGGCCAATCAGGTCCCGGTCGGCGAGGACCAGCGCCAGCACATCGAGCTGACCCGCGACCTCGCGGAGCGGTTCAACGGCCGCTTCGGCGAGACGTTCACCGTCCCGGCGGCGTACATCCTCAAGGAGACGGCGAAGATCTTCGACCTTCAGGACCCGTCGATCAAGATGAGCAAGTCGGCGTCCACTCCGAAGGGCCTGATCAACCTCCTCGACGAGCCCAAGGCCACCGCCAAGAAGGTCAAGAGCGCGGTCACCGACACCGACACGGTCGTGCGCTACGACACCGTGAACAAGCCGGGTGTCAGCAACCTCCTCACCATCTACTCGACGCTCACCGGTGCCGGTATCCCGGAACTGGAGCAGAAGTACGCCGGCAAGGGCTACGGTGCGCTGAAGACTGACCTCGCCGAGGTCATGGTCGACTTCGTGACTCCCTTCCGGGACCGCACCCAGGCCTACCTGGACGACCCGGAGACGCTCGACTCGATCCTGGCCAAGGGTGCGGAGAAGGCGCGCGCCGTCGCCGCGGAGACCCTCGCCCAGGCGTACGACAAGGTGGGCCTGCTGCCCGCCAAGCACTGA
- a CDS encoding 2'-5' RNA ligase family protein: protein MGTVTIGVSIAVPEPHGSLLQERRVGFGDPAAHGIPTHVTLLPPTEVDATALPAVEAHLGAVAAAGRPFPMRLSGTGTFRPLSPVVFVQVVAGGAACGWLQERVRDASGPMARELQFPYHPHVTVAHGISEESMDRAYAELSEYEAEWPCTGFALYEQGADGVWRKLREFVFGGGGPVVPPQAAAPAAHGTLPAR from the coding sequence GTGGGGACCGTAACGATCGGTGTGTCGATCGCGGTCCCGGAGCCTCACGGCAGCCTGCTCCAGGAGCGGCGCGTGGGCTTCGGGGACCCCGCGGCACACGGCATCCCCACCCACGTCACGCTGCTGCCGCCGACCGAGGTGGACGCCACGGCGCTGCCCGCCGTCGAGGCGCACCTGGGGGCCGTGGCGGCCGCCGGGCGCCCCTTCCCGATGCGGCTCTCCGGAACGGGCACGTTCCGTCCGCTGTCGCCCGTCGTCTTCGTCCAGGTGGTGGCGGGCGGCGCCGCCTGCGGCTGGCTGCAGGAGCGGGTGCGGGACGCGTCCGGGCCCATGGCGCGCGAGCTGCAGTTCCCGTACCACCCGCACGTCACGGTGGCGCACGGCATCTCCGAAGAGTCCATGGACCGGGCGTACGCGGAGCTCTCGGAGTACGAGGCCGAGTGGCCCTGCACCGGCTTCGCGCTCTACGAGCAGGGCGCCGACGGAGTGTGGCGCAAGCTGCGCGAGTTCGTCTTCGGCGGTGGGGGACCGGTGGTGCCTCCGCAGGCGGCCGCCCCCGCCGCGCACGGCACGCTGCCCGCCCGCTGA
- a CDS encoding decaprenylphospho-beta-D-erythro-pentofuranosid-2-ulose 2-reductase: MKDAFGTPQSLLVLGGTSEIGLATARRLVARRTRTVWLAGRPSPGLEKAAAGLRDMGADVRTVAFDALDSESHEGTLGKIFAEGDIDMVLLAFGILGDQARDEDEPLSAVRVAQTNYTGAVSAGLVCARSLQAQGHGSLVVLSSVAGERARRSNFIYGSSKAGLDAFAQGLGDALHGTGVHVMVVRPGFVRSKMTAGLEEAPMATTPEAVAEAIETGLRRRSETVWVPGALRVVMSALRHAPRAVFRRLPV; this comes from the coding sequence ATGAAGGACGCCTTCGGCACCCCCCAGTCCCTGCTCGTACTCGGCGGCACCTCCGAGATCGGCCTCGCCACCGCCCGCCGTCTGGTCGCGCGGCGCACCCGCACCGTGTGGCTCGCCGGGCGGCCGTCCCCGGGCCTGGAGAAGGCCGCGGCGGGCCTGCGCGACATGGGTGCGGACGTCCGTACCGTCGCCTTCGACGCGCTGGACTCCGAGTCCCACGAGGGCACGCTCGGCAAGATCTTCGCCGAGGGCGACATCGACATGGTCCTGCTGGCCTTCGGCATCCTCGGCGACCAGGCACGCGACGAGGACGAACCGCTGTCGGCGGTGCGCGTCGCGCAGACGAACTACACCGGCGCGGTATCGGCCGGCCTGGTGTGCGCGCGGTCGCTCCAGGCCCAGGGGCACGGCTCCCTGGTGGTGCTCTCCTCGGTCGCGGGCGAGCGTGCCCGCCGCTCGAACTTCATCTACGGGTCCAGCAAGGCGGGCCTCGACGCGTTCGCCCAGGGCCTGGGCGACGCGCTGCACGGCACGGGGGTGCACGTGATGGTGGTCCGCCCCGGCTTCGTACGCTCCAAGATGACGGCGGGCCTGGAGGAAGCCCCCATGGCGACCACTCCGGAGGCGGTCGCCGAGGCCATCGAGACGGGCCTGCGGCGGCGCTCGGAGACGGTGTGGGTGCCCGGCGCGCTACGGGTGGTCATGTCGGCGCTGCGTCACGCCCCGCGGGCGGTGTTCCGGCGGCTCCCGGTGTGA
- a CDS encoding FAD-binding oxidoreductase, with amino-acid sequence MPADSAPPADSAIAPTVSVSGWGRTAPSTARLIRPRSPEEAVAALQACGERGGIARGLGRAYGDAAQNAGGAVLDMTGMDRVHAIDADAGTVLCDAGVSLHRLMEVLLPLGWFVPVTPGTRYVTVGGAIGTDIHGKNHHGSGSFSRHVMAVELLTADGTVQAVERGTPLFDATAGGMGLTGVILAATLQLQPVETSLMTVDTERATDLDDLMARLTATDHRYRYSVAWIDLLARGASMGRSVLTRGDHAPLDALPARARRAPLTFRPGQLPPAPRFLPEGLLGRKSVGLFNELWYRKAPRSRVGELQKMSTFFHPLDGVPHWNRVYGRGGFVQYQFVVGYGKEESLRRIVRRISERGCPSFLAVLKRFGEGDPGWLSFPMPGWTLALDIPANLPGLGAFLDELDEEVAASDGRVYLAKDSRLRPEMLAAMYPRLDDFRALRADLDPRGVFRSDLSRRLAL; translated from the coding sequence ATGCCTGCCGACTCCGCTCCGCCCGCCGACTCCGCGATCGCGCCGACCGTGTCCGTGTCGGGCTGGGGACGCACCGCCCCGTCCACGGCCCGCCTGATCCGCCCCCGTTCGCCCGAGGAGGCCGTGGCGGCCCTCCAGGCCTGCGGGGAGCGTGGCGGCATCGCCAGAGGCCTTGGGCGGGCCTATGGGGACGCCGCGCAGAACGCGGGCGGCGCGGTCCTCGACATGACCGGCATGGACCGCGTGCACGCCATCGACGCCGACGCGGGCACCGTCCTGTGCGACGCCGGGGTCTCCCTGCACCGCCTGATGGAAGTCCTGCTCCCGCTCGGCTGGTTCGTGCCGGTCACGCCGGGGACCCGCTATGTGACGGTGGGCGGCGCGATCGGCACGGACATCCACGGCAAGAACCACCACGGGTCCGGGTCGTTCTCGCGCCATGTGATGGCCGTGGAACTGCTCACCGCCGACGGCACGGTGCAGGCGGTCGAGCGCGGCACCCCTCTGTTCGACGCGACGGCGGGCGGCATGGGCCTGACGGGCGTGATCCTCGCCGCGACGCTGCAACTGCAGCCGGTCGAGACCTCGTTGATGACGGTGGACACCGAGCGCGCCACCGACCTTGACGACTTGATGGCCCGCCTCACCGCCACCGACCACCGCTATCGCTACTCCGTGGCCTGGATCGACCTCCTCGCGCGCGGGGCGTCGATGGGGCGCTCGGTGCTCACGCGCGGCGACCACGCTCCCCTGGACGCCCTCCCGGCACGCGCGCGTAGAGCGCCGTTGACGTTCCGCCCCGGCCAACTGCCGCCCGCCCCGCGCTTCCTGCCCGAAGGGCTGCTCGGCCGCAAGTCGGTGGGCCTCTTCAACGAGCTCTGGTACCGCAAGGCACCGCGCAGCCGGGTGGGCGAGCTCCAGAAGATGTCGACCTTCTTCCACCCCCTGGACGGCGTCCCGCACTGGAACCGCGTGTACGGCCGCGGCGGCTTCGTGCAGTACCAATTCGTCGTCGGGTACGGCAAGGAAGAGTCCCTGCGGCGCATCGTGCGGCGCATCTCGGAGCGCGGCTGTCCGTCCTTCCTCGCCGTACTGAAGCGCTTCGGAGAGGGCGATCCGGGCTGGCTCTCCTTCCCGATGCCCGGCTGGACCCTCGCCCTGGACATCCCGGCGAACCTGCCGGGCCTCGGCGCCTTCCTCGACGAGCTCGACGAGGAGGTCGCCGCCTCCGACGGCCGCGTCTACCTGGCCAAGGACTCCCGCCTGCGGCCGGAGATGCTCGCCGCGATGTACCCGCGGCTCGACGACTTCCGCGCGCTGCGGGCCGACCTCGACCCGCGCGGCGTGTTCCGCTCGGACCTCTCGCGCCGCCTCGCCCTCTAG
- a CDS encoding phosphatase PAP2 family protein, whose amino-acid sequence MHDMDHRLLSALRDCGSDARVAAAARALSWTGEHGALWIVAGLAGAAVDRERRDAWLRGTALTAAAHLASMGVKRVVRRPRPGGDPGVEPLVRTAGRHSFPSSHATSAAAATVAYGTLSPLGAHVVPPLAAAMCVSRMIVGVHYPSDVAAGAALGALTARVGSAWMNGGRSHG is encoded by the coding sequence ATGCACGACATGGACCACCGGCTGTTGTCGGCCCTGCGCGACTGCGGCTCCGACGCGCGCGTGGCCGCCGCCGCACGGGCCCTGTCCTGGACCGGCGAGCACGGCGCCCTCTGGATCGTCGCGGGGCTCGCGGGCGCCGCGGTCGACCGCGAGCGGCGCGACGCGTGGCTGCGCGGCACGGCGCTGACCGCCGCCGCGCACTTGGCCAGCATGGGCGTCAAACGGGTGGTAAGGCGCCCGCGTCCCGGCGGCGACCCGGGCGTGGAGCCCCTCGTCAGGACCGCGGGACGGCACTCCTTCCCCAGTTCGCACGCCACTTCGGCCGCCGCGGCCACCGTCGCGTACGGCACGCTGAGCCCCCTGGGAGCCCACGTCGTCCCGCCGCTCGCCGCCGCGATGTGTGTCTCGCGGATGATCGTCGGCGTCCACTACCCGAGCGACGTGGCGGCCGGAGCGGCCCTCGGCGCCCTCACCGCGCGCGTGGGCTCCGCCTGGATGAACGGGGGCCGCTCGCATGGCTGA
- a CDS encoding decaprenyl-phosphate phosphoribosyltransferase, with amino-acid sequence MADRTALLERPQPPRPSGSGSLALPLGLLKTARPRQWVKNVLVVAAPAAAGELFSRHSLIQLAVVFALFTAAASAVYLINDARDADADRAHPTKCRRPVAAGQVPVALAYVVGGLLAVLAPAAAAAFCTPLTAGLLAAYVVMQLAYCVSLKHVLVIDLAVVTTGFLMRAMIGGVALDIPLSRWFLITTGFGALFMVAAKRYSEAVQMSGKAGATRALLTEYTTGYLRFVWQLAAGVAVLAYCLWAMESGGTGNGLLPWRQLSMAAFVLAVLRYAVFADRGTAGEPEDVVLRDRALAVIGLVWIAMYGLAVADW; translated from the coding sequence ATGGCTGACCGCACCGCCCTGCTCGAACGCCCCCAGCCGCCCCGGCCGTCCGGCTCGGGCTCCCTGGCCCTGCCGCTCGGCCTCCTGAAGACCGCCCGACCCCGCCAGTGGGTGAAGAACGTCCTGGTCGTCGCGGCCCCCGCCGCCGCGGGTGAGCTCTTCTCGCGCCACTCGCTGATCCAACTAGCCGTGGTGTTCGCGCTGTTCACGGCCGCCGCGTCCGCCGTCTACCTGATCAACGACGCGCGTGACGCCGATGCCGACCGCGCCCATCCCACCAAGTGCCGCAGACCGGTCGCCGCAGGCCAGGTGCCTGTGGCGCTCGCGTACGTGGTCGGCGGGCTGCTCGCCGTGCTCGCGCCGGCGGCCGCCGCCGCGTTCTGCACGCCCCTGACAGCGGGCCTTCTCGCCGCCTACGTAGTGATGCAACTGGCCTACTGCGTCAGCCTCAAGCACGTCCTCGTCATCGACCTCGCCGTCGTCACCACGGGCTTCCTGATGCGGGCGATGATCGGGGGAGTGGCCCTGGACATCCCGCTCTCGCGGTGGTTCCTGATCACGACGGGCTTCGGCGCGCTCTTCATGGTCGCCGCCAAGCGCTACTCCGAAGCCGTGCAGATGTCCGGGAAAGCGGGCGCCACGCGCGCGTTGCTCACCGAATACACCACCGGCTACCTCCGCTTCGTCTGGCAGCTGGCCGCCGGAGTCGCCGTACTCGCGTACTGCCTGTGGGCCATGGAGAGCGGCGGCACGGGCAACGGCCTGCTGCCCTGGCGGCAGCTGTCGATGGCCGCCTTCGTCCTCGCCGTCCTGCGGTACGCCGTATTCGCCGACCGGGGCACCGCGGGAGAGCCCGAGGACGTCGTCCTGCGCGACCGTGCCCTTGCCGTCATCGGCCTGGTGTGGATCGCCATGTACGGCCTCGCGGTCGCCGACTGGTGA
- a CDS encoding GtrA family protein encodes MGPELLGFAAAGICAYAVDLSLFIWLRGPIGMDPLTAKALSFVAGCTVAYAGNALGTYRRREAAGVSRLRQYGIFFAVNIAGALVQLLCIAVSHYGLGLTSQRADTISGAGVGMALATVLRFWGTRTLVFRTTGREASWTG; translated from the coding sequence ATGGGCCCCGAACTGCTCGGCTTCGCCGCCGCCGGGATCTGCGCGTACGCCGTCGACCTCAGCCTCTTCATCTGGCTGCGCGGGCCCATCGGTATGGACCCGCTGACCGCCAAGGCGCTGTCGTTCGTCGCCGGTTGCACGGTCGCGTACGCGGGCAACGCGCTCGGCACTTACCGGAGACGTGAGGCGGCCGGGGTCTCGCGTCTTCGCCAGTACGGGATCTTCTTCGCCGTCAACATCGCGGGAGCCCTGGTGCAGTTGCTCTGCATCGCGGTGTCCCACTACGGCCTCGGTCTCACCTCACAGCGTGCGGACACCATCTCCGGGGCGGGCGTCGGTATGGCGCTCGCCACTGTTCTGCGTTTCTGGGGTACACGGACCTTGGTCTTCCGCACAACGGGCAGGGAGGCATCATGGACTGGCTGA
- a CDS encoding YihY/virulence factor BrkB family protein, whose amino-acid sequence MDWLKKLPGIGPLVERLMRTHAWSAYERLDSVHWTRLAAAMTFISFLALFPLITVAAAIAAATLSKSQQNKLEDTISKQVPGISDQLNLDALVANAGTVGLVAGALLLFTGIGWVGSTRECLRAVWELEDTDENPVMRKVKDAGVLVGLGGAGLASVVASTLASTAVGWSADLIGISEDGWGGLLLQAIAFAIAVLADFLLLLYVLTLLPGVQPPRRHLITAGLIGAAGFELLKLLLGGYMKGVAAKSMYGAFGVPVALLLWINFTAKLLLFCAAWTATRKQERTEAEQEQEQEQKQEQKQEESGGVSGGSSAAPGPAAASGG is encoded by the coding sequence ATGGACTGGCTGAAGAAACTCCCCGGCATCGGGCCCCTGGTGGAGCGCCTGATGCGCACGCACGCGTGGAGCGCGTACGAGCGGCTCGACAGCGTGCACTGGACCCGCCTCGCTGCCGCGATGACGTTCATCAGCTTCCTGGCGCTCTTCCCGCTGATCACCGTCGCCGCCGCCATCGCCGCCGCGACGCTCTCCAAGAGCCAGCAGAACAAACTCGAGGACACCATCTCGAAGCAGGTCCCCGGCATCTCCGACCAGCTGAACCTGGACGCCCTGGTCGCCAACGCGGGCACCGTCGGCCTCGTGGCGGGCGCCCTGCTGCTCTTCACCGGCATCGGCTGGGTCGGCTCGACAAGGGAGTGCCTGAGGGCCGTCTGGGAGCTCGAGGACACCGACGAGAACCCCGTCATGCGCAAGGTCAAGGACGCCGGGGTGCTCGTCGGACTCGGCGGCGCGGGGCTGGCGTCCGTCGTCGCCTCGACCCTCGCCTCGACCGCCGTCGGCTGGAGCGCCGACCTCATCGGGATCTCCGAGGACGGCTGGGGCGGGCTGCTGCTCCAGGCGATCGCGTTCGCCATCGCCGTCCTCGCGGACTTCCTGCTCCTGCTCTACGTCCTGACCCTGCTGCCGGGCGTCCAGCCGCCGCGCCGCCACCTGATCACCGCCGGTCTGATCGGCGCGGCCGGATTCGAGCTGCTCAAGCTGCTGCTCGGCGGCTACATGAAGGGCGTCGCCGCGAAGAGCATGTACGGCGCCTTCGGAGTACCCGTCGCGCTGCTCCTGTGGATCAACTTCACCGCGAAGCTCCTGCTGTTCTGCGCCGCCTGGACAGCGACGCGGAAGCAGGAGCGTACGGAAGCGGAGCAGGAGCAGGAGCAGGAACAGAAGCAGGAACAGAAGCAGGAAGAGTCCGGCGGCGTCAGCGGCGGGTCTTCCGCCGCACCAGGTCCGGCAGCGGCATCCGGCGGTTGA
- a CDS encoding D-alanyl-D-alanine carboxypeptidase family protein — protein MPALKKTAMLVTSAALLTMSTTAPAWADDKPGGGKKPKPPASMSTVGGAKLGKPGTQVSLKAGAPVLPKDLSARSWMVSDAETGEVLASHNSHWRLPPASTLKMLFADTVLPKFPKTQKHKVELSDLAGIGAGSSMVGVKENETYTVHDLWLGVFLRSGNDAVHVLSAMNGGVPQTVKDMQSHADELQALDTHVVSPDGYDEKGQVSSAYDLTLFARSGLQKKDFREYCSTATAKFPGETKKVKKGKDKGKKKRESFEIQNTNRLLTGDVGLDAYKGIAGVKNGSTTNAGNTFTGVAERNGKVLLVTVMNPDSGEQHAVYKETERLLDWGFKASGKVEPVGELVAPKSAGTGSGKGAPGAGKGGADSSKNVAHASDKESGGGAGVALGIAAGVLALIAAGLFVINRRMPLPDLVRRKTRR, from the coding sequence GTGCCTGCCCTAAAAAAGACCGCCATGTTGGTCACTTCCGCCGCATTGCTGACCATGTCGACCACAGCTCCCGCATGGGCGGACGACAAGCCGGGGGGCGGGAAGAAGCCCAAGCCGCCTGCTTCGATGTCGACCGTCGGCGGCGCCAAGCTCGGCAAGCCGGGCACCCAGGTGAGTCTCAAGGCGGGCGCTCCCGTCCTCCCCAAGGACCTGTCGGCGCGCTCCTGGATGGTGTCGGACGCCGAGACGGGCGAGGTCCTCGCCTCGCACAACTCGCACTGGCGGCTGCCCCCCGCGAGCACCCTGAAGATGCTCTTCGCGGACACGGTCCTGCCGAAGTTCCCCAAGACTCAGAAGCACAAGGTCGAGCTCTCCGACCTGGCGGGCATCGGTGCGGGCAGCAGCATGGTCGGCGTCAAGGAGAACGAGACGTACACGGTCCACGACCTGTGGCTCGGCGTCTTCCTGCGGTCGGGCAATGACGCGGTGCACGTCCTGTCGGCGATGAACGGCGGTGTCCCGCAGACCGTCAAGGACATGCAGTCGCACGCCGACGAACTGCAGGCCCTGGACACTCACGTGGTCAGCCCGGACGGCTACGACGAGAAGGGGCAGGTCTCCTCGGCGTACGACCTGACGCTGTTCGCCCGCTCCGGGCTGCAGAAGAAGGACTTCCGCGAGTACTGCTCAACGGCCACCGCCAAGTTCCCCGGCGAGACCAAGAAGGTCAAGAAGGGCAAGGACAAGGGCAAGAAGAAGCGCGAGTCCTTCGAGATCCAGAACACCAACCGACTCCTTACGGGGGATGTCGGTCTGGACGCCTACAAGGGCATCGCGGGCGTCAAGAACGGCAGCACCACGAACGCGGGCAACACCTTCACCGGTGTCGCCGAGCGCAACGGCAAGGTGCTGCTCGTGACCGTCATGAACCCCGACTCCGGTGAGCAGCACGCGGTCTACAAGGAGACCGAGCGCCTTCTCGACTGGGGCTTCAAGGCCTCCGGCAAGGTCGAGCCCGTGGGCGAACTGGTCGCTCCGAAGAGCGCCGGTACGGGCAGCGGCAAGGGTGCTCCCGGCGCCGGCAAGGGCGGGGCGGACTCGTCCAAGAACGTGGCGCACGCCTCCGACAAGGAGTCGGGCGGTGGTGCCGGCGTCGCGCTCGGGATCGCGGCCGGTGTCCTCGCGCTCATCGCCGCGGGGCTGTTCGTGATCAACCGCCGGATGCCGCTGCCGGACCTGGTGCGGCGGAAGACCCGCCGCTGA
- a CDS encoding SCO4848 family membrane protein, producing the protein MKLSRPVSWFLLAFGVWSWFIWITFVKNLWKDGSGLAFDDAGDPTAYFWVHLTLAVASFVLGTVVGAIGLRGVRALRRTS; encoded by the coding sequence ATGAAGCTCAGCCGCCCGGTCTCCTGGTTCCTGCTCGCCTTCGGGGTGTGGAGCTGGTTCATCTGGATCACTTTCGTCAAGAACCTGTGGAAGGACGGCAGCGGGCTCGCCTTCGATGACGCAGGCGACCCGACCGCGTACTTCTGGGTGCACCTGACGCTCGCCGTCGCCTCCTTTGTCTTGGGGACGGTGGTAGGGGCCATCGGGTTGCGCGGAGTGCGTGCTCTGCGCCGTACGTCATAG